The DNA segment TATGCTTATGTTGCATTTGCACTCATTCCTGCCGTCGTTACCATTTCCGGATTGTACTACCTGGATAGCCATACTTTGTTCTACGATAATATCTTCGTTCTGTTTATTGTAGGAGCCATCTTTTTAGCCAGTGTGACTGCTTATCGGAGAAAAATAAGAGCGGCAAAATATTTTTTACTCGCCAATACCATTCCCATGGTTTTGGCTGGAGGAATTGCTATATATTTCATTGTCAATTCTGCGCCTACTTATACGAATAATGCTTCTATTCTGCCGGAATTAGCGATCCTGTCGCAGATCCTTACTTTTGCTGTCGCACTGGTTGCAAGGCTGAGGTTGGTTAATGAAGAACTGAAATTAAAAGAACGGGAAGCTGAAAAACTCGAAACAGATATTGCATCTTCAAGACATAAAAGCCGGTTGATCGAGCAGGAAAATCAATTGATCATTACCAACATTGAGGAGGAAAAAAACAGAAACGATGTGCTACAGCAAAAACTGGAAGCCAACGAACGTGAATTGGTAGGTAATAGCTTGTATATTCATCAAAAAAACAAATTACTTGCAGACCTGAGATACCAGATCAAGGACATTGGCCAGCTTTACCCTAATGCGAAACACCCGGTTTTAAAAAGCATAGAAAGCGCTTTAAACGACAACCGGTACCTTGATTCTGAATGGGATAAATTTAAACTGCATTTTGAACAGGTACATCCGGACTTTTTTGAAAAGATTGGAGTGCTGCATCCCAATCTGACCAATAATGAAATGAGGCTATATGCCTATTTTCACATCAAGCTGTCTACTAAAGAAATTGCTGCGTTACTGAATATAGAACCAGCGAGTGTGCGACAGGCAAAAGCGAGATTAAATAAAAAGATGGGCAAGTCCCTGGTCAATTCATAACTCCTTATCACTCCCTACAGGCAGTTCAGCCCCTTTTTTCTTTTAGGCCTCAACTGATTTTTCTCTTCTTCTTGATACAACCAGCCAGAAAGGTTTTCAAAGGGTCGGTTTTCAAGCATAACGTGTAAGATATGCTTGATGTTGGGCATGAAGTGACTCATGTTTAAATGAATTGGAGCGTTAAAATAATCAGACTGTTAATGTGCTGTTAAATATGGTAAATTATTATTTAATTAAGATATTTTTAAACGGAATAAACTACATCCGTATTTCCGACGTTCTATACTTAACGAAGGAAATTTTATGGCCAATGCAGCTCAATTGTA comes from the Pedobacter sp. FW305-3-2-15-E-R2A2 genome and includes:
- a CDS encoding 7TM diverse intracellular signaling domain-containing protein produces the protein MPSSFKKYLCCLLCCISFALNAQDVQVLTNDAVLRIKNYEVLPDRQYDLNKILTDHTLPFIKNAHLNTSQADYYWIRIPIDNPYPNNESYRISLSLPLNYSLYFFDSNQKRWLSRTGGPAVTDGQRERGIIPLMLQGQTKNTLYFKVSVAELKTYGYALKPGILLNKEISFAGQEQLIWLSWLICIVVLLSFSCYNLYIYFHLKDKIYIYGLLMQVGAIFFITSFKHFFNLLLPFSLYNMRLNADGSIYYYSLNTFFLHLGVTLILSGLIQLSRAYLNTKVLLPTYDRLLKYLLYAYVAFALIPAVVTISGLYYLDSHTLFYDNIFVLFIVGAIFLASVTAYRRKIRAAKYFLLANTIPMVLAGGIAIYFIVNSAPTYTNNASILPELAILSQILTFAVALVARLRLVNEELKLKEREAEKLETDIASSRHKSRLIEQENQLIITNIEEEKNRNDVLQQKLEANERELVGNSLYIHQKNKLLADLRYQIKDIGQLYPNAKHPVLKSIESALNDNRYLDSEWDKFKLHFEQVHPDFFEKIGVLHPNLTNNEMRLYAYFHIKLSTKEIAALLNIEPASVRQAKARLNKKMGKSLVNS